In Nitrobacteraceae bacterium AZCC 1564, the following proteins share a genomic window:
- a CDS encoding ferredoxin-nitrite reductase (product_source=KO:K00366; cath_funfam=3.30.413.10,3.90.480.10; cog=COG0155; ko=KO:K00366; pfam=PF01077,PF03460; superfamily=55124,56014; tigrfam=TIGR02435), with protein MSGDFSPDQKRYLEGFVSGLSASRLSRSQAPAKSEPVGPDAIHLKAQDRTVAAGGKLNDQEKIKRDEHPFDAYPRLVAQARNNEAPKPADNFRWRYYGIFYVAPTQSSYMCRLRIPNGILKHWQFAGVADVAEQFGGPYAHITTRANLQLREIEPKNAVNVIEAIQDLGLCSRGSGADNIRNVTGTPTAGIDPQELLDTRPHAREWHYHILNDRTLYGLPRKFNVAFDGAGRIAVLEDTNDIAFQAVEVLEGHSVEPGIYYRLALGGITGHRDFARDTGVILRPEEATPVADAIIRVFIEHGDRTNRNKARLKYVLDAWGFEKFLAAVEDKLGRKLVRVSAEAIAPRPAYDRLAHIGVHPQKQMGLNWIGVALNLGRLSPEQIRGLAKLAADFGDGDIRLTVWQNLLLSGISDPNVPTVVAAIEALGLSTTASAIRAGLISCTGATGCRFAAAHTKENADEIATWCEARVQLETPVNIHLTGCHHSCAQHYIGDIGLIGARVPVNDDGDTVDGYHILVGGGYGMDGAIARELYQNVKADEAPQVVEQILKTFVANRSSEQETFVEFARRYEIDALKRLMTNEELAA; from the coding sequence TCTCCCGATCAAAAGCGATATCTCGAAGGATTTGTCTCTGGCCTCAGTGCGTCGCGGCTTTCGCGAAGCCAGGCACCGGCGAAATCAGAGCCGGTCGGGCCTGACGCGATTCATCTGAAGGCTCAGGACCGGACGGTCGCTGCCGGCGGCAAGCTCAATGATCAGGAAAAGATCAAACGCGACGAGCATCCGTTCGATGCCTATCCGCGGCTGGTGGCGCAGGCACGTAACAACGAAGCGCCAAAGCCGGCCGACAATTTCCGCTGGCGCTATTACGGAATCTTCTACGTCGCGCCGACCCAGTCATCCTACATGTGCCGCCTGCGCATTCCCAACGGCATTCTCAAGCATTGGCAGTTCGCGGGCGTTGCCGATGTCGCCGAGCAGTTCGGCGGACCCTACGCCCACATCACCACGCGGGCGAATCTGCAGCTCCGCGAAATCGAGCCGAAGAATGCCGTCAATGTGATTGAAGCAATCCAGGATCTTGGCCTGTGCTCACGCGGGTCGGGCGCAGATAATATCCGCAACGTGACCGGCACCCCGACAGCCGGGATCGATCCGCAGGAGCTGCTCGATACACGGCCACATGCGCGCGAGTGGCACTATCACATCCTCAATGACCGGACGCTTTACGGGTTGCCGCGCAAATTCAATGTCGCATTCGACGGAGCAGGGCGGATCGCAGTCCTTGAGGATACCAACGACATCGCATTCCAGGCTGTCGAGGTGCTAGAAGGACACAGCGTTGAGCCCGGCATCTACTATCGTCTGGCGCTGGGCGGCATCACGGGACATCGCGACTTTGCTCGCGACACTGGCGTTATTCTGAGGCCCGAAGAGGCGACGCCTGTAGCCGATGCCATCATCCGCGTCTTTATCGAACACGGCGACAGAACCAACCGCAACAAGGCGCGACTGAAGTATGTGCTCGACGCGTGGGGCTTCGAGAAATTCCTCGCGGCTGTTGAAGACAAGCTTGGCCGCAAGCTGGTGCGCGTATCTGCCGAAGCGATCGCGCCGCGGCCTGCCTATGATCGCCTTGCTCATATCGGTGTCCATCCACAAAAGCAGATGGGTCTGAACTGGATCGGCGTTGCGCTGAATCTTGGGCGCCTTTCGCCGGAACAGATCCGGGGACTGGCCAAACTTGCCGCGGATTTCGGCGACGGCGATATCCGCCTCACGGTCTGGCAAAACCTACTGCTGTCCGGAATCTCGGACCCGAATGTGCCGACCGTGGTGGCTGCTATCGAGGCGCTGGGGCTCTCCACAACGGCATCCGCCATCCGTGCCGGACTGATCTCGTGCACTGGCGCGACCGGATGCCGCTTCGCTGCTGCCCACACCAAAGAGAATGCTGACGAAATCGCAACGTGGTGCGAGGCGCGCGTGCAGCTCGAAACACCGGTCAATATTCATCTGACCGGATGTCATCACTCCTGCGCACAGCATTACATCGGCGATATCGGTTTGATTGGCGCTCGGGTGCCGGTGAATGACGACGGCGACACGGTCGACGGCTATCACATCCTCGTCGGTGGGGGATATGGCATGGACGGTGCGATTGCACGTGAGCTCTATCAGAACGTCAAAGCCGATGAAGCGCCGCAAGTCGTCGAGCAGATCTTGAAGACATTCGTCGCCAATCGATCATCGGAGCAAGAGACGTTTGTGGAGTTTGCGCGTCGCTACGAGATCGATGCCCTGAAACGGCTGATGACGAATGAGGAGCTGGCCGCATGA
- a CDS encoding sulfite reductase (NADPH) flavoprotein alpha-component (product_source=KO:K00380; cath_funfam=2.40.30.10,3.40.50.80; cog=COG0369; ko=KO:K00380; pfam=PF00175,PF00667,PF04060; superfamily=52343,63380), which produces MTQMSPPPVFEMIPETAPFSPEQRSWLNGFFAGLVSLDNAVTPLSSEQGAAVMKATGDGDDGEAPWHDQTMPMDERMKLAEGRPLRRRMMAAMAQQDCGQCGYNCHDYSEAIASRAEARLNLCVPGGKETARMLKSLYEELDKAPAAAPAASQQPAPATAAAASASPPGRSRDNPVEAVFLSRRRLNKPGSEKDTWHLEFDLSGSDLDYVVGDSFGIFPVNDPALADAVLARLKADPGHMVGERSLRDILINDVSLAPAPDSLFQLISYITGGERRQKAKALASGDDPDGDAATLDVLAALEKFPDVRFDLEAFIEALEPLQPRLYSISSSFNATPGKISLSVDAVRYTIKNRKRTGVASTFLADRAKPGDVLKVYVQKAHAFGLPQDSNVPIIMVGPGTGVAPFRAFLHDRQATKAKGRNWLFFGHQRSDFDFFYSEELNAMKSSGLLTRLSLAWSRDGAEKFYVQDRMREVGRELWAWLADGAHVYVCGDAKRMAKDVERALVDIVAQFGARSTDEAVSFVADLKKKGRYQQDVY; this is translated from the coding sequence ATGACCCAGATGTCGCCACCACCTGTTTTCGAGATGATCCCGGAAACCGCGCCGTTTTCGCCTGAGCAGCGCTCATGGCTGAACGGCTTCTTTGCAGGTCTCGTCTCGCTCGACAATGCCGTCACGCCACTGTCGTCCGAACAGGGCGCTGCAGTCATGAAGGCTACCGGTGACGGGGATGATGGCGAAGCGCCCTGGCACGATCAGACCATGCCCATGGACGAACGCATGAAGCTGGCTGAAGGCCGTCCACTGCGCCGCCGGATGATGGCGGCCATGGCGCAGCAGGACTGCGGCCAGTGCGGCTATAACTGTCATGACTATTCCGAAGCCATCGCGAGCAGGGCGGAAGCGCGCCTCAACCTTTGCGTTCCCGGCGGCAAGGAAACCGCACGGATGCTGAAGAGCCTTTATGAAGAGCTCGACAAAGCGCCTGCTGCGGCGCCGGCCGCGTCTCAGCAACCTGCACCAGCGACGGCCGCGGCTGCATCGGCTTCGCCTCCGGGACGCTCGCGTGACAATCCTGTGGAGGCTGTGTTCCTGTCCCGCAGGCGCCTCAATAAGCCAGGCTCTGAAAAAGATACTTGGCATCTGGAGTTCGACCTGTCTGGATCGGACCTCGACTATGTGGTGGGCGACTCCTTCGGGATTTTCCCGGTCAATGATCCCGCATTGGCCGATGCCGTGCTAGCTCGTCTCAAGGCCGATCCCGGTCACATGGTCGGCGAGAGGTCGTTGCGCGACATTCTCATCAACGATGTGTCCCTCGCGCCCGCGCCGGACTCCCTTTTTCAGCTGATCTCCTACATCACCGGCGGTGAACGGCGGCAGAAGGCGAAGGCGCTCGCATCGGGTGACGATCCGGATGGCGATGCAGCCACGCTAGATGTGCTCGCAGCGCTTGAGAAGTTTCCGGATGTCAGATTCGATCTTGAAGCATTTATCGAAGCGCTCGAGCCTTTGCAGCCGAGGCTCTACTCGATTTCCTCCTCGTTCAATGCAACGCCGGGAAAGATTTCGCTGTCGGTTGATGCCGTCCGATACACCATCAAGAACCGCAAGCGCACGGGCGTCGCTTCGACCTTCCTCGCCGATCGCGCCAAGCCCGGCGATGTGCTGAAGGTCTACGTTCAGAAAGCTCATGCGTTCGGTCTGCCGCAGGATTCCAACGTACCGATCATCATGGTTGGCCCTGGTACGGGAGTAGCACCATTCCGGGCCTTCCTGCACGATCGTCAAGCGACCAAAGCAAAGGGCCGCAACTGGTTGTTCTTCGGCCACCAACGCAGCGATTTCGATTTCTTCTATTCGGAAGAACTGAATGCGATGAAATCGTCAGGATTGCTGACGCGCCTCTCGCTGGCGTGGTCCCGTGACGGGGCTGAGAAATTCTACGTGCAAGACCGCATGCGCGAGGTTGGCCGCGAATTGTGGGCGTGGCTCGCGGATGGCGCCCACGTTTACGTTTGCGGTGACGCAAAGCGAATGGCCAAGGATGTCGAACGGGCGCTGGTGGACATCGTGGCTCAGTTCGGCGCGCGTTCGACTGACGAAGCGGTCAGCTTTGTCGCAGACCTCAAGAAAAAGGGCCGTTATCAGCAGGATGTCTACTGA
- a CDS encoding hypothetical protein (product_source=Hypo-rule applied; transmembrane_helix_parts=Inside_1_30,TMhelix_31_53,Outside_54_56), which translates to MQRSSMMRGFQSRASVQAEARRASDDPEDRFHIFAVYGAFAVIAAIVFGTLSYHPF; encoded by the coding sequence ATGCAGCGGAGTTCCATGATGCGAGGCTTCCAGTCACGCGCCAGCGTTCAAGCGGAGGCGCGCCGAGCTTCGGACGATCCCGAAGATCGCTTCCATATCTTTGCGGTGTATGGCGCGTTCGCAGTGATTGCGGCGATCGTGTTCGGCACGCTGTCCTACCATCCCTTCTAG